Proteins co-encoded in one Crateriforma spongiae genomic window:
- a CDS encoding metallophosphoesterase, producing the protein MNPMACWVLSAAALLGHFGLHLALYNRLNSLGWPRRRIKRTEKVLFVEMWLTLLAVLVFFPDVVRRMFAGTMVWSDLSWPLAVYGGVCLAAWLVFGLPWLLWRPIFRWEWADAPRRVEVVDVAKTLGRPLPRSLKCRWQSRLPMNQIFDLAVEEVLLPVPGLPKELDGYRIAHLSDIHLTGDVAPDYVRYAVDRASQWMPDMMALSGDIIDKQPCIDWLFDIFSGARASDGCYFVLGNHDTRVVDSWQTREAMDRAGWTDLGSRVLPTEVRGVSIELIGNEHPWFARPVIPPPPRKRPDDAQQTHASERPFRLAISHSPDQVFWAQRHGIELVLAGHTHGGQGRLPLVGPLLSPSFHGSRFASGDFWKPPTTMHVSRGLGGVHLLRVNCRPELSLLVLKSDGP; encoded by the coding sequence ATGAATCCGATGGCTTGTTGGGTGTTGTCTGCCGCGGCGTTGCTGGGGCACTTCGGGTTGCACTTGGCGCTCTACAACCGCTTGAATTCGTTGGGTTGGCCACGCCGCCGGATCAAACGCACCGAAAAGGTGTTGTTCGTCGAAATGTGGCTGACGCTGTTGGCCGTACTGGTTTTCTTTCCCGATGTCGTCCGCCGAATGTTTGCCGGAACGATGGTCTGGTCAGATCTGTCGTGGCCGTTGGCGGTTTACGGCGGTGTGTGCTTGGCGGCTTGGTTGGTGTTCGGGTTGCCTTGGCTGTTGTGGCGACCGATCTTCCGATGGGAATGGGCCGATGCGCCACGGCGGGTGGAAGTCGTCGATGTGGCCAAAACGTTGGGCCGACCCTTGCCGCGTTCGTTGAAATGTCGCTGGCAATCTCGGTTGCCGATGAATCAGATTTTCGATCTGGCGGTGGAAGAAGTCTTGCTGCCCGTTCCTGGGTTGCCGAAGGAATTGGACGGCTATCGAATCGCCCATCTCAGCGACATCCATTTGACCGGCGACGTCGCGCCAGATTACGTCCGGTACGCGGTTGATCGGGCCAGCCAGTGGATGCCCGACATGATGGCTCTGTCCGGCGACATCATCGACAAGCAACCGTGCATCGATTGGCTGTTTGATATCTTCTCCGGTGCAAGGGCCAGTGACGGATGCTATTTCGTGTTGGGCAATCACGACACACGGGTGGTCGATTCGTGGCAGACTCGCGAAGCGATGGACCGCGCCGGATGGACGGATTTGGGCAGCCGTGTCTTGCCGACGGAAGTACGCGGTGTATCGATCGAGTTGATCGGCAACGAGCATCCCTGGTTTGCCCGGCCGGTGATCCCTCCGCCCCCAAGAAAACGTCCAGACGATGCCCAACAAACGCACGCATCGGAACGTCCGTTTCGGCTGGCGATCAGCCACAGCCCGGACCAGGTCTTTTGGGCCCAGCGTCACGGTATTGAACTGGTGCTGGCCGGTCACACGCACGGCGGGCAGGGCAGGTTGCCCCTGGTCGGGCCACTGCTGAGTCCCAGTTTTCACGGCAGCCGATTCGCATCGGGCGATTTCTGGAAGCCGCCGACCACGATGCATGTGTCCCGTGGGCTGGGCGGCGTGCATCTGTTGCGCGTGAACTGCCGCCCCGAGTTGTCACTGTTGGTGTTGAAGTCGGACGGACCATGA
- a CDS encoding SixA phosphatase family protein: protein MKNGSEMDIPRLLLMRHAKSDWSDAGLDDHKRPLNRRGRHDAPRMADWVGQLGDLPDRILCSTATRARQTVDALVDRWDPSVDVIHTDELYLASPAGILGVIADSAGDAETLMVVGHNPGMATLASLLAGRPLEMPTAAIAVYSRSASTWDQIRDGGDVRCIGWMKPKAL, encoded by the coding sequence GTGAAGAACGGATCCGAAATGGACATTCCGCGACTGTTGTTGATGCGTCATGCCAAGAGCGACTGGTCCGATGCGGGGCTGGACGATCATAAAAGGCCGTTGAATCGTCGAGGCCGCCATGATGCACCTCGGATGGCAGATTGGGTCGGACAGTTGGGCGATTTGCCGGACCGGATTCTGTGCAGCACCGCGACTCGGGCTCGGCAAACCGTCGACGCCTTGGTCGACCGGTGGGACCCGTCGGTCGACGTGATCCACACGGATGAACTGTATTTGGCGTCACCGGCGGGCATTTTGGGCGTCATCGCCGATTCGGCCGGCGACGCGGAAACGCTGATGGTGGTGGGGCACAACCCCGGCATGGCAACGTTGGCGTCCCTGCTGGCGGGACGACCGCTGGAGATGCCGACCGCCGCGATCGCGGTCTATTCCCGATCCGCGTCGACGTGGGACCAGATCCGCGACGGCGGTGACGTTCGGTGCATTGGCTGGATGAAGCCGAAAGCGTTGTGA
- a CDS encoding PQQ-binding-like beta-propeller repeat protein: MKSVIPIANRSHLLSPAVRIAGLPLGLFLMIAAVTTEARADDWPGWMGAGRDGVYSESGIIDAIPPGGLKAKWRHPIAGGYAGPAVADGRVFVFDYQRSAGEAVNSPNSRANLQGVERLIALDAETGEELWKHQYDCPYSISYPAGPRCTPTVDGDHVYILGSEGDLHCLNVANGDLVWARSFKKDFGAEVPIWGFASHPLIIGDLLYTMVGGDGQGIVAFDKNTGDVRWKALDTNAGYCPPTLIEAGGTRQLIAFHPNGITSLNPTNGEVFWTVDLAPMYEMSIARPMVDGDLMYASGIGSESVMLRLSSDQPAAEELWRGERDEALYSSNATPMFVDGILYGSDCHQGSLIAVDAKDGSRIWQSFRPTAPDATERQKKVGVKHGTAFVTRLGQSDRYLVFGQTGDLMIATLDETGFHEHGRFHAVDATGEAFGNDVVWTHPAYANRTAYIRNDKEIAAFDLSK; encoded by the coding sequence ATGAAATCCGTAATTCCTATCGCCAATCGATCCCATCTGTTGTCGCCCGCGGTCCGTATTGCCGGATTGCCGCTGGGCCTTTTTCTGATGATCGCCGCTGTGACCACCGAGGCCCGAGCCGACGATTGGCCCGGTTGGATGGGTGCCGGCCGTGACGGTGTTTATAGCGAATCAGGGATCATCGACGCGATCCCGCCCGGCGGCCTGAAAGCCAAGTGGCGTCATCCGATCGCCGGCGGCTATGCCGGACCTGCCGTGGCCGACGGGCGTGTGTTCGTCTTCGATTACCAGCGATCTGCCGGCGAAGCGGTCAACAGCCCCAACAGCCGCGCCAATTTGCAGGGTGTCGAACGCTTGATCGCCTTGGACGCCGAAACCGGCGAAGAATTGTGGAAACACCAATACGACTGCCCCTACAGCATCAGCTATCCCGCCGGCCCACGATGCACGCCGACCGTGGACGGTGACCACGTCTATATCTTGGGCAGCGAAGGCGACCTGCATTGCCTGAACGTCGCCAACGGCGACTTGGTTTGGGCACGCAGTTTCAAGAAAGATTTCGGTGCCGAAGTCCCGATCTGGGGCTTCGCATCGCACCCGCTGATCATCGGCGACCTGCTGTACACGATGGTCGGCGGCGACGGCCAAGGCATCGTTGCGTTTGACAAAAACACGGGCGACGTTCGCTGGAAGGCCTTGGACACCAACGCGGGTTACTGTCCGCCCACCTTGATCGAGGCCGGCGGAACGCGTCAGTTGATTGCGTTTCATCCCAACGGGATCACATCTCTGAACCCCACCAACGGCGAAGTGTTTTGGACCGTCGACTTGGCCCCCATGTACGAAATGTCGATCGCACGTCCGATGGTCGACGGCGATCTGATGTACGCCAGCGGGATCGGCAGCGAATCCGTCATGCTGCGTTTAAGCAGTGACCAACCGGCGGCCGAAGAACTGTGGCGAGGCGAACGAGACGAAGCGTTGTATTCCAGCAACGCGACGCCCATGTTCGTCGACGGAATCCTGTACGGCAGCGATTGCCATCAAGGATCACTGATCGCCGTCGATGCCAAAGACGGCAGTCGTATCTGGCAATCGTTCCGGCCCACCGCGCCGGACGCCACCGAACGGCAAAAGAAAGTGGGCGTCAAACACGGCACCGCGTTCGTCACTCGATTGGGCCAGTCCGATCGGTACCTCGTGTTCGGCCAGACCGGCGACCTGATGATCGCCACACTGGATGAAACCGGCTTCCACGAACACGGCCGCTTTCATGCGGTCGATGCCACCGGCGAAGCGTTCGGCAACGATGTCGTCTGGACGCATCCGGCCTATGCCAACCGAACGGCCTACATCCGCAACGACAAAGAAATCGCCGCGTTTGATTTGTCGAAATAG
- the argH gene encoding argininosuccinate lyase encodes MASPSRSGVFAADTDQRLEAYAESISFDSRLYRHDIRGSIAHAEMLSTVGLISSQEFQQIRDALTEIGAEIEAGKMPFRFELEDIHMHIEQALIERLGDVGRKLHTARSRNDQVSTDTRLWVRDALDRVDALLADLQRAFLSRCEADFDCILPAYTHLQRAQPVLAPHYWLAYVEKFARDRERVADCRRRVNQCSLGVAAVAGTTLPIDRDQTAAALGFDSPTANSLDTSSDRDFLIESAFVLSTIALHLSGWAEEWILWSTVEFDFIRLPQAFCTGSSIMPQKINPDTLELTRGKSARVMGNLQTLMLLVKNLPLAYNRDLQEDKPPLFDSFDTVEAMLELAAPMVRESELNREKIADRLEKGYLDATTLMEWMIRRGMPQRTAHHLVGAIVGEAMSRDVPLADLPIEVFQSHAPEIDDSVYDVLGSRNAVDAFCSYGSTAPDQVRAQVERWQTAIATADEA; translated from the coding sequence GTGGCAAGTCCATCGCGCAGCGGCGTGTTCGCCGCCGACACCGATCAACGTCTCGAAGCTTATGCGGAAAGCATCAGTTTCGATTCGCGTCTTTACCGTCACGACATCCGCGGCAGCATCGCGCATGCCGAAATGCTGTCGACCGTCGGGCTGATCAGCTCCCAGGAATTTCAGCAAATCCGGGATGCGTTGACGGAGATTGGTGCGGAGATCGAAGCCGGCAAGATGCCGTTTCGTTTCGAACTGGAAGACATCCACATGCACATCGAACAGGCGTTGATCGAGCGTCTGGGCGATGTCGGACGCAAGCTGCACACCGCCCGCAGTCGCAATGACCAGGTCAGCACCGACACCCGTCTGTGGGTTCGCGACGCACTGGATCGCGTGGACGCCTTGCTGGCCGATTTACAGCGTGCGTTTCTGTCGCGGTGCGAAGCCGATTTCGACTGTATCTTGCCCGCCTACACCCACCTGCAGCGTGCCCAACCGGTTTTGGCGCCGCATTATTGGTTGGCTTATGTCGAAAAGTTTGCGCGTGATCGCGAGCGTGTCGCCGATTGTCGTCGACGGGTGAACCAGTGCAGCCTGGGCGTCGCCGCGGTGGCCGGCACCACGTTACCGATCGATCGTGATCAAACCGCCGCGGCATTGGGGTTTGATTCGCCGACGGCCAACAGTTTGGACACCAGCAGTGATCGTGATTTCTTGATCGAATCCGCGTTCGTGCTGTCAACCATCGCGTTGCACCTGAGCGGATGGGCGGAGGAATGGATTTTGTGGAGCACCGTTGAATTTGATTTCATCCGTTTGCCCCAAGCGTTCTGCACCGGCAGCAGCATCATGCCGCAAAAGATCAATCCCGACACCCTGGAATTGACCCGTGGCAAGTCCGCCCGGGTGATGGGCAATCTGCAAACGTTGATGCTGTTGGTCAAAAATCTGCCGTTGGCGTACAACCGCGATTTGCAGGAAGACAAGCCACCGTTGTTCGATTCATTTGACACGGTCGAAGCGATGTTGGAATTGGCCGCGCCGATGGTCCGCGAAAGCGAACTGAATCGGGAAAAGATCGCCGACCGATTGGAAAAGGGGTATCTGGACGCGACGACGTTGATGGAATGGATGATCCGTCGTGGCATGCCACAACGGACCGCCCATCATTTGGTCGGTGCCATCGTCGGCGAAGCGATGTCGCGCGACGTTCCGTTGGCCGACCTGCCGATCGAAGTATTCCAGTCGCATGCACCGGAGATTGATGACAGCGTCTATGACGTCCTGGGCAGCCGCAATGCGGTCGACGCGTTTTGCAGTTATGGCAGCACGGCGCCCGACCAGGTGCGGGCCCAGGTCGAGCGTTGGCAAACGGCGATCGCAACGGCGGACGAAGCCTGA
- a CDS encoding sirohydrochlorin chelatase, which translates to MLLKPLDKLSDADESAGLLLIGHGTRDRRGTEEFFRLAELVRQRMAPRPVAEALLEFQTPTISDAWQCLVDQGVGHVRVAPLLLFAAGHAKQDIPEAVAAAALQTPGVIWDQCGPISRQADLIRWVAHRIAQCGIPAARIGRDRTVSGTNAIGMEDTPISETAVIMVGRGSHDPCAQADMRVLTEVVARRFPDVTFDTAFYAMAQPRLPEVIDRVVSMRRPRRIIVQPHLLFMGRLYEAIQDQVDQANVRHRDVTFVVGDYLGPVQAVADALADRAGLGRRVAAS; encoded by the coding sequence TTGCTGCTGAAACCTTTGGATAAGCTTTCCGACGCCGATGAATCGGCCGGTCTGTTGCTGATCGGCCACGGCACCCGCGACCGGCGGGGCACCGAGGAATTTTTTCGGCTAGCCGAATTGGTGCGTCAACGGATGGCACCCCGGCCGGTGGCCGAGGCTTTGCTGGAATTTCAGACGCCGACCATTTCAGATGCATGGCAGTGCCTGGTCGATCAAGGTGTCGGGCACGTGCGCGTCGCACCGCTGTTGTTGTTCGCCGCCGGGCACGCCAAGCAAGACATTCCCGAAGCGGTTGCGGCGGCCGCGTTGCAGACCCCAGGTGTCATCTGGGACCAGTGCGGACCGATCAGTCGTCAGGCGGACCTGATCCGCTGGGTCGCGCACCGCATCGCACAGTGTGGTATTCCCGCAGCCCGGATCGGCCGGGACCGAACGGTTTCCGGTACCAATGCCATTGGCATGGAAGACACGCCGATTTCGGAAACTGCGGTGATCATGGTCGGGCGTGGCAGCCATGACCCTTGTGCCCAAGCGGACATGCGGGTGTTGACCGAGGTCGTCGCACGACGCTTTCCGGACGTGACCTTTGATACCGCTTTCTACGCGATGGCACAGCCACGACTGCCCGAGGTGATTGATCGCGTCGTTTCGATGCGGCGTCCCCGTCGGATCATTGTCCAGCCACACCTGTTGTTCATGGGGCGGTTGTACGAAGCCATCCAAGACCAAGTCGATCAGGCAAACGTACGTCATCGCGACGTGACGTTCGTCGTGGGCGACTATCTGGGACCCGTCCAAGCGGTGGCCGATGCGCTGGCGGATCGCGCGGGCTTGGGTCGGCGCGTTGCGGCGTCGTGA
- a CDS encoding heavy-metal-associated domain-containing protein: MRPVLYAVAAVAALGIMIAVANMPPQQEATESAMEAKPAVMTDSGTLTVAVPGMHCEFNCYPKVKKALESVDGVKTVELDAQKEEGILDNRQVVVSYEPGFDVTAAISRLDESGYKDSSVVQ, encoded by the coding sequence ATGCGTCCTGTTCTGTACGCTGTCGCCGCCGTCGCCGCCCTGGGCATCATGATCGCGGTCGCCAACATGCCGCCGCAGCAAGAGGCCACCGAGTCGGCCATGGAAGCCAAGCCGGCCGTGATGACCGATTCGGGCACCCTGACCGTGGCCGTCCCCGGCATGCACTGTGAATTCAATTGCTATCCCAAAGTCAAAAAGGCTTTGGAGTCCGTCGACGGTGTGAAGACGGTCGAACTGGATGCACAGAAGGAAGAAGGCATCTTGGACAACCGTCAGGTCGTCGTCAGCTATGAACCCGGTTTCGATGTCACCGCGGCGATCAGCCGATTGGACGAATCCGGTTACAAGGATTCGTCGGTGGTCCAGTAA
- a CDS encoding BBP7 family outer membrane beta-barrel protein has product MRSPAAACLIWCCLTSILVAQNGYGPVAPAYSPSAFTTTAQLDPYAMVVPTDYIASPMGAFPDGITDGMLVPMANDLTGRFSDRLWFSAEYLYWRPEGMHTPALATTSSTGTPQNEAGILGFPNTTVLFGGRKINDDTQGGFRLRGGMWWTPAANLGIQWEYFDLAEQGDGFARSASGTTILARPFFDTTNDRETAQLIAFPNLVEGQLRIATHSKLRSFSLSARGGICPRCDGLCACGPSDRMDWIVGYRCLKLNDAIRFEENLNSLVTATPGTIALNESFESSNKFDGIQLGFVRRVHYRNVWGETLMRVSVGRNEQTVQISGTSDLTEFGVTESFTGGLLAQRSNIGTHSRDEFVMIPELGFTLGFRVTDWLDATLGYTVLYFPNVVRAGDHIDTDVNPNLIPEETVPLTGSLRPQFYFNETDYFAHGLSIGGEIRF; this is encoded by the coding sequence ATGCGAAGCCCCGCCGCCGCATGTCTGATTTGGTGCTGCCTGACTTCGATTCTGGTGGCCCAGAACGGGTACGGCCCGGTCGCGCCGGCGTATTCGCCGAGTGCTTTTACGACGACGGCCCAGCTGGACCCCTATGCGATGGTCGTCCCGACCGACTACATCGCCTCACCGATGGGCGCCTTTCCCGACGGGATCACCGACGGAATGTTGGTCCCCATGGCCAACGACCTGACCGGGCGTTTTTCCGATCGGCTGTGGTTCAGCGCGGAATACCTGTATTGGCGTCCCGAAGGCATGCACACCCCCGCCCTGGCGACCACCAGCAGCACCGGGACGCCGCAAAACGAAGCCGGCATTCTGGGCTTTCCCAACACGACCGTTCTGTTCGGCGGACGCAAGATCAACGACGACACCCAAGGCGGCTTTCGTTTGCGTGGCGGCATGTGGTGGACGCCCGCGGCCAACCTGGGAATCCAGTGGGAATACTTTGACTTGGCCGAACAAGGCGACGGATTCGCGCGGTCCGCCAGCGGAACGACCATCCTGGCCCGCCCGTTCTTTGACACCACCAATGACCGCGAAACCGCCCAACTGATCGCCTTTCCCAATCTGGTCGAAGGGCAACTGCGAATCGCCACCCACAGCAAGCTGCGTTCGTTTTCGCTCAGCGCCCGTGGCGGAATCTGTCCCCGGTGCGACGGTTTGTGCGCTTGCGGCCCCAGCGATCGAATGGACTGGATCGTCGGTTATCGATGCTTGAAGCTGAATGATGCGATTCGCTTTGAAGAAAATCTGAATTCCCTGGTCACCGCAACGCCGGGAACCATCGCGCTGAACGAATCGTTCGAATCCAGCAACAAGTTTGATGGGATCCAATTGGGATTCGTCCGGCGTGTCCATTACCGCAACGTTTGGGGTGAAACACTGATGCGTGTCTCGGTGGGCCGCAACGAACAAACGGTGCAAATTTCGGGAACCAGTGATTTGACGGAATTCGGGGTCACCGAAAGCTTCACCGGCGGCTTGCTGGCCCAGCGCAGCAACATCGGCACGCACAGCCGCGATGAATTCGTCATGATCCCCGAACTGGGATTCACGCTGGGGTTCCGAGTGACCGATTGGTTGGATGCCACCCTGGGATACACCGTGTTGTATTTCCCGAATGTCGTTCGCGCCGGTGACCACATCGATACCGACGTGAATCCGAACTTGATCCCCGAAGAAACCGTACCACTGACAGGTTCGCTGCGGCCCCAGTTCTACTTCAACGAGACGGACTATTTCGCACACGGGCTAAGCATCGGTGGCGAAATTCGGTTCTAA
- a CDS encoding universal stress protein, with protein sequence MSESFSPIREILVPMDFSECSVSALNFAKRLASACDARLHLLYVDDDPILIQECTGQKFRDEHEDKMAMRFIEHLTAQERETFDVQLSVRLGTASHEIVKYAEERDIDMIVIGNVGRSMVSTVLLGSVTSHVIAGAKCPVTSVKVGQA encoded by the coding sequence ATGTCTGAATCCTTCTCACCGATCCGTGAAATTCTGGTCCCCATGGACTTCAGCGAATGCTCGGTGTCCGCGCTGAATTTTGCCAAGCGGTTGGCGTCCGCCTGCGATGCACGGTTGCACCTGCTGTATGTCGACGATGACCCGATCTTGATCCAAGAATGCACGGGCCAAAAGTTTCGGGACGAGCACGAAGACAAGATGGCGATGCGGTTCATCGAGCACCTGACCGCACAGGAACGCGAAACGTTTGACGTCCAACTTTCGGTACGTCTGGGCACGGCCAGCCACGAAATCGTCAAGTACGCCGAAGAACGCGACATCGACATGATCGTGATCGGTAACGTCGGACGGTCGATGGTTTCCACCGTCTTGTTGGGTAGCGTGACCAGCCACGTCATCGCCGGCGCCAAATGCCCGGTCACGTCGGTCAAAGTCGGCCAAGCCTGA
- a CDS encoding GntR family transcriptional regulator, protein MGSLPRTIREQVTNEIRDQLVTGQFPAGTTLRETDLAERFGVSRGPIRDAFLQLSNEGFLTYQANRGVTVRHPPDPEDRELITSLRKQLETHVIQKGLGDLTDAQIAKIKDALDHLQSACEQGDVARIARRDIQFHEAFLTACGGEDLLPAWRHLCSRMLLTYTRLTDYMKVFHEHVVIFDALQDRKKAAAITAIKANIR, encoded by the coding sequence ATGGGCTCGCTTCCACGCACCATCCGCGAACAAGTCACCAACGAAATTCGCGATCAATTGGTCACGGGCCAGTTCCCCGCCGGCACCACGCTTCGTGAAACCGATCTGGCCGAACGCTTCGGCGTCAGCCGCGGTCCGATTCGCGATGCCTTTCTGCAATTGTCCAACGAAGGTTTTTTGACTTACCAGGCCAACCGCGGCGTCACCGTTCGGCACCCGCCGGATCCCGAGGACCGCGAATTGATCACGTCGCTTCGCAAGCAATTGGAAACGCATGTGATTCAAAAGGGCCTGGGCGACTTAACCGACGCCCAGATCGCAAAGATCAAAGACGCTTTGGATCACTTGCAGTCGGCCTGTGAACAGGGTGACGTTGCCCGCATCGCGCGTCGCGATATCCAGTTCCATGAAGCCTTTTTGACCGCCTGCGGTGGCGAAGACCTTTTGCCCGCTTGGCGTCACCTGTGCTCGCGCATGTTGCTGACCTACACGCGTCTGACGGACTACATGAAAGTCTTTCACGAACACGTCGTGATTTTCGATGCACTTCAGGATCGCAAGAAAGCGGCGGCAATCACGGCCATCAAAGCCAACATCCGTTGA
- a CDS encoding L-rhamnose/proton symporter RhaT — protein sequence MVEGIIWALFAGLMLGLYALPAKFTKGFKEENTWGLFFMLTMFVVPILATFLIMKGVGNIYGAEDVQAILPKMVVTSVLWGIGVMMWGKAIHHIGVSLGFSIFIGTVILVGSLMPFLVEGLPESKVFLTIMVGLLFVLAGIFANGKAGMTREADEVAAESQSSEDGDGESTDKKSMAAGILIAVIGGLLATGFSFANAVGRPPLHAASQAQGNPEWVTALAVMFPIFLSGGVIMAGYFAWQLTQKKAWGDFATPSLAKNFVLIFVMAVFHYAASAVFAYAAFKLGAVGNTVGYAIFNTACVVTAIVSGIVTGEWKLASPKAKNLLYAGLTCMVIGILIISLGNKFATEQPVADEIVAIETLSVETTS from the coding sequence ATGGTCGAAGGAATCATTTGGGCTCTCTTTGCAGGCTTGATGCTGGGCCTGTATGCCCTGCCCGCCAAGTTCACCAAAGGCTTCAAGGAGGAAAACACTTGGGGCCTGTTCTTCATGCTGACGATGTTCGTCGTCCCCATCCTAGCGACCTTTCTGATCATGAAAGGTGTCGGAAACATCTATGGTGCCGAAGACGTCCAAGCCATTTTGCCCAAAATGGTTGTCACCAGCGTGCTGTGGGGTATCGGCGTGATGATGTGGGGCAAAGCGATTCACCACATCGGTGTCTCGCTCGGGTTTTCCATCTTCATCGGCACCGTGATCTTGGTCGGATCACTGATGCCTTTCTTGGTCGAAGGTTTGCCGGAATCCAAAGTGTTCCTGACCATCATGGTCGGGTTGTTGTTCGTTCTGGCCGGCATCTTTGCCAACGGCAAAGCGGGCATGACACGCGAAGCCGACGAAGTGGCCGCAGAATCACAATCATCCGAAGACGGCGACGGTGAATCGACTGACAAAAAATCGATGGCCGCCGGCATCCTGATCGCCGTCATCGGCGGACTGTTGGCCACCGGTTTCAGTTTCGCCAATGCGGTCGGACGACCGCCGCTGCACGCCGCCAGCCAGGCGCAGGGCAACCCGGAATGGGTCACCGCGCTGGCGGTAATGTTTCCGATCTTTTTAAGCGGCGGGGTGATCATGGCGGGCTACTTCGCTTGGCAATTGACCCAAAAGAAAGCTTGGGGTGATTTTGCCACGCCGTCGCTGGCCAAGAACTTTGTGCTGATCTTTGTCATGGCCGTTTTCCATTACGCGGCATCTGCCGTGTTCGCTTATGCGGCTTTCAAGTTAGGCGCCGTCGGTAATACGGTCGGCTATGCCATCTTCAATACCGCCTGTGTCGTGACGGCCATCGTCAGCGGGATCGTGACAGGCGAATGGAAATTGGCATCACCGAAAGCCAAGAATTTGCTGTACGCCGGATTGACCTGCATGGTTATCGGCATCCTGATCATTTCGCTCGGCAACAAGTTCGCGACCGAACAACCGGTCGCCGACGAAATCGTTGCCATTGAAACGCTCTCGGTCGAAACAACCTCCTGA
- a CDS encoding aldose epimerase family protein, which translates to MQLSKSPFGTFENQPVELWTLVNDHGVTVKLMTYGGTVTSIRVPDGSGNIDDIVCGFDTLDGYFSEEYKTNSPYFGCLVGRYAARIKDGRFELDGKTYQLATNDGPNHLHGGVRGFDKRFWDVIDTTESTDEVSVTLQLISPDGEESYPGRLDTKVQYLLNNDNELRIHYLAETDQATPVSLTNHTYFNLNGFRANVLDHVVQLDSPRYMVPDDSNVPVGEEADVAGTAADFNQPKRIGDAFDELPMGFEHFYVIPSHDGSLRTIATVNEPSTGRRLEVQSTEPGTLFYTGRYTSDALGRESGAAFGQFRAFCLETSKLPNGPNLPSAPKCVLQPGETYDETTVYKFGWSSNA; encoded by the coding sequence ATGCAACTAAGCAAGTCGCCCTTCGGTACTTTCGAAAACCAACCCGTCGAACTTTGGACACTGGTCAATGATCATGGTGTGACGGTCAAGTTGATGACTTATGGCGGAACCGTCACTTCCATTCGTGTACCCGACGGATCGGGCAACATCGACGATATCGTCTGTGGCTTTGACACGTTGGACGGTTACTTCAGCGAAGAATACAAAACCAATTCGCCCTATTTTGGTTGTCTGGTCGGACGCTATGCCGCCCGCATCAAAGACGGACGCTTTGAATTGGATGGCAAGACCTATCAATTGGCGACCAACGACGGCCCCAATCATTTGCACGGTGGCGTTCGCGGTTTCGATAAACGCTTTTGGGACGTCATCGATACAACCGAAAGCACTGATGAAGTTTCTGTCACGTTACAGTTGATCAGTCCCGATGGCGAAGAAAGCTATCCGGGCCGCTTGGATACCAAAGTTCAGTATCTGCTGAACAACGACAATGAACTTCGGATTCACTATCTAGCCGAAACCGATCAAGCGACTCCGGTTTCATTAACCAATCACACCTATTTCAACCTGAACGGATTCCGCGCGAACGTCTTGGATCATGTCGTCCAGTTGGACAGCCCACGTTACATGGTTCCCGACGATTCGAACGTTCCGGTCGGTGAAGAAGCCGACGTGGCGGGAACCGCCGCCGACTTCAACCAACCCAAACGCATCGGCGACGCGTTCGATGAATTGCCGATGGGTTTTGAACATTTCTATGTGATCCCGTCCCACGACGGATCGCTGCGTACGATCGCAACAGTGAACGAACCTTCGACCGGTCGACGCTTGGAAGTCCAATCCACCGAACCGGGCACACTGTTTTACACGGGCCGCTACACCTCCGACGCACTGGGGCGTGAAAGCGGTGCCGCGTTCGGCCAGTTTCGTGCCTTCTGCTTGGAAACATCCAAGCTACCCAACGGCCCAAATTTGCCGTCGGCTCCAAAATGCGTTCTGCAGCCGGGCGAAACCTACGATGAAACGACCGTTTACAAATTCGGCTGGTCATCCAACGCCTAA